A section of the Chryseobacterium scophthalmum genome encodes:
- a CDS encoding DUF389 domain-containing protein, which produces MFESLFNFINLHNGEEKKEKVLENVISNISFRGSNLWILACAIIIASVGLNVNSTAVIIGAMLISPLMGPIVGAGFALGTYNFPLLKKSIKNLLIATIVSLTVSSLYFYISPFKDVQSELLARTSPNIYDVLIAFFGGLVGIIAITRVEKGNPIPGVAIATALMPPLCTAGFGLATSNFSYFFGAFYLYIINCFFICIATFFVVKYLKYPSVIIDNKYEKRIRYGITSLIVIMIVPSFYLAYNLFNEKQFIRTAEQFIQKEFDNKGYTIIYKKINYNTSPKSIDVAFLNKKFNATEIASYNKMLISNGLSDTKFNVRQSTSDVKSEILNEINKNNITLSSKDIAISKLRQELDGYKISDSTLVQEIRAIYPSVYNVSYGKIEEYPKTDSAKLRFVLIYSGKLEDRAQFKNWLAIRLHEKDVKLIENSDE; this is translated from the coding sequence ATGTTTGAAAGTCTATTTAACTTTATTAATCTTCATAACGGTGAAGAGAAAAAAGAAAAAGTTCTTGAAAATGTGATTTCTAATATCTCATTTAGAGGTTCTAACCTTTGGATTCTCGCTTGTGCTATTATTATTGCATCAGTTGGTTTGAATGTAAATTCTACAGCGGTAATTATTGGCGCAATGCTTATCTCCCCATTAATGGGACCGATTGTAGGAGCTGGGTTTGCATTGGGTACTTATAATTTCCCCTTGTTGAAAAAATCAATCAAAAACCTTCTGATTGCTACCATAGTAAGTCTTACGGTTTCTTCATTGTACTTCTACATTAGTCCGTTCAAAGATGTGCAGTCAGAATTATTGGCGAGAACTTCTCCGAATATCTATGATGTTCTGATTGCTTTTTTTGGTGGTCTGGTGGGTATTATTGCCATTACAAGGGTGGAAAAAGGAAACCCGATTCCCGGAGTGGCAATTGCTACAGCTTTGATGCCGCCATTGTGTACTGCGGGTTTTGGATTGGCTACTTCCAATTTTTCTTATTTTTTTGGTGCATTTTATCTTTATATTATCAACTGTTTCTTCATATGTATCGCCACTTTTTTCGTGGTAAAATATCTTAAATATCCTTCTGTTATTATTGATAATAAATATGAAAAAAGAATCCGCTACGGGATTACTTCATTGATTGTAATAATGATCGTTCCAAGTTTTTACTTGGCGTATAACCTTTTTAATGAAAAACAATTTATAAGAACCGCAGAACAGTTTATTCAGAAAGAATTTGACAATAAAGGATACACCATCATTTATAAAAAAATTAATTACAACACAAGTCCTAAATCGATAGACGTTGCTTTTTTAAATAAAAAATTCAATGCAACAGAAATTGCATCTTATAATAAAATGCTTATTAGCAACGGGCTTTCAGATACTAAATTTAATGTAAGACAAAGCACGAGTGATGTGAAATCTGAAATTCTTAATGAGATTAATAAAAATAATATTACTCTTTCGTCAAAAGATATTGCTATATCTAAGTTAAGACAAGAATTAGACGGATATAAAATTTCTGACTCTACATTGGTGCAAGAAATTAGAGCCATTTATCCCTCTGTTTATAACGTTTCCTATGGTAAAATTGAAGAGTATCCTAAAACGGATAGCGCAAAACTTAGGTTTGTGCTTATTTATTCTGGTAAGTTAGAAGATAGAGCACAATTCAAAAATTGGCTTGCGATACGATTGCATGAGAAAGATGTTAAACTCATTGAAAATTCTGATGAGTAG
- a CDS encoding FG-GAP repeat domain-containing protein, whose product MIKNSTLWRFLSCQVLIFAITSLNVLSAQTGPNDDFDGDGIINSIDIDDDNDGVPDAVESPSCYYTASEWNTMVKPAVGVSITSDLATVSGIGNFSALGDNNNSANAVQFVTTPTQTQNNQALFTMTFTLPVQLDAFYIKKSSATQISGGNLMFEASNDGTNWTPLFSAANNPANATNITVNGSVSLTNSNKFAVGINAGRYKYYRIRGTAANNILAGIATEFYFDFNTTAYVASMFAKSTCTDANIDGDGVLPQFDLDSDGDGASDAWEAGATVSNTVNFQFPDVDANNDGLVDAVDANNDGKVDYLSTYFPNAVNNLMSPLLAEICNDGIDNDADGYVDGFDSECGLTTPTCIATAPGISNFSIVRSKSSNQVNANSTSPTVGDLDGDGMPEIIVASASNDSYRIYKGDGSDFTDDTKDIIVPTMYTLPGYGTSQAAIADIDKDGKAEIIIYGGDQYIYVFNYTGGHYQTNYKLKSNLVSGLGSGAGSPRIHDINEDGIPEVIVGNSVFTFNPTFTALTRVVAGNASLPNGNTTNNWERDVVVIDIIKNIPGKELVAGSAVYSVDFTNGVLVELRNLHNLDAAVAANEQGASAVADMDLDGDLDIVFNSQSLSKIYIWDPTNNIIVDSRTIAGGYKGMPVITDVYNDIANDGKVKNLPEAVFLSGTTIYCINLQYPSNLWTLATTDGSGTTAISAFDFNGDGVKEIVYRDQSTLRVFNGNVSTTPVVLNSFVSGSGTWAECPIIADIDNDGEAEIAIVSEHVATGDQTGLGFLDIYEAGPGTRWVDAPNYWNQREYRYTNINKDLTIPVQEQQINLPLPAGSSQYPLNVSNVQVNEESLLTPQGQIASPDISVSNASITNLNSDGSISCSNIQIAYQINNTGSAAMVNNIYVYVYDKDPRTQATASLIYQTKTTQNIPIGGSVTQNLQFGIPATSFPTGTLYIAVNTNPDMTVLIDATDFAGSYPECNYSNNIFEFVLPPCSDIDGDGVNDTLDIDDDNDGVLDAVESPACFYTSAEAVIPIKVSTGIIGSTVNSLAVLPGTDIPSMWDNVTASIATSNHIVPANQLGSTSVVIYKVQYPTAISLTQMAVYTGTANWGAGSFAVLEGSNDDVSYAAVSAPVATSAGTTKVWPVTLNTANLYRYYRIRVSTVGTTQPTFTNYEVVGTINPATFIPSANPKPANCTVDTDGDGIPNHQDLDSDGDGCPDAREAGVSSNTGASGSMSTSGGSIYTGGIPSGTANAYVGNGTSSQYGTNGFFNGIETAVDNGVYNGVYTYQYVNNSALNVCLDTDGDGVGDLIDIDDDNDGVLDTLEQNCPNGSKTGVIVTKPAAINYNFNGNTLANLVDNVDSNVYVIWNPNGTLSNAEWFRVEFPYARILSSWEVGHYVNQTLFSTTSTYKVQGSNDASVWTDLTGTLTYSNTQNGQSTQANNSNVANFPSNVTAYKYYRYFGISGTVGTGWATEFYFKDGGCVDIDTDGDGIPNRLDLDSDGDGCSDAREAGVSANAGASGSMSASGGSIYTGGIPSGTVNAYVGNGTPSQYGANGFFNGVETTADSGVYNGSYTYPFAVSTAYNLCIDTDGDGIGDLVDIDDDNDGVVDAVESPACFYTANEWNTTVKPFYGVTISSGLTTTTGNFSQLIDGVNNVSAVTFSAVPTQPIQNANVYLFNFAHPVKLDALYLQFNTVPQFGNTTKIQGSNTNNGSDWVDLSAAIATGATTNVTANGGVSVTTSIKYPVTLNTATAHKYIRITGVAASNIVAANASEVYFDFNNASYVASQYPKATCATDTDGDGIVNHLDLDSDGDGCSDALESGATTNTTPNYQFPDIDTNNDGLVDLVDPDGNGIVNYTSTYNNYAVFSAINACTDTDGDGIRDIIDIDDDNDGVLDTVEGLVCPSLNISCDYATTNYRAVNWTSFNATTNTAVGSVVLSNGETVTVNYSGDVRSLQPATSLASATEYCPTSTSSGATNMIQTFSGVGVVHRFVFSKPVLNPIFQVWSLGAGGSPVTYQFTTDVAILKSNAALSQPNSTTITGAEGDGSIVFGGSQSEISFVASALENWSGLTLAFGATASSSGGCSSIDTDGDGIPNHLDLDSDGDGCPDAREAGVSSNPGASGSMSASGGSIYTGGIPSGIPNAYVGNGSPAQYGVNGLFNDIETPGDSGNYNGSYTYPFAISSSINLCADTDGDGINDFVDIDDDNDGVVDAVESPACFYTANEWNTGAKPFYGVTISSALTTTTGNFSQLIDGVNNVSAVTFSASPTQAIQNANVYLFNFVQPVRLDALYLQFNTATQFGNTTKIQGSNTNNGTDWVDLSAAIGGGAVANTTVNGAVSVTTSIKYPVTLNTTTAYKYIRITGVAASNIVATNASEVYFDFNNTAYIASSYPKTTCTNDTDGDGILNHLDLDSDGDGCPDAREAGVSSNPGASGSMSASGGSIYTGGIPSGTANAYVGNATPSQYGANGYFNSIETSSESGIYNDTLTYSQYALANNLSICADTDGDGINDIVDIDDDNDGVLDAVESPGCFYTAAEVAVPQSVTTQIASTGVIANVYDNNVATTFAFTNGSTKVNLTVFDITPLSAVKAANVFVRYNTATANALGTTANSVTVDGWNGTSWVTLQTYTPAAAVANVQTFAIPAGSQATYTKYRLQGLLTTVTNAVITEVGLTAASDYNPSANPKPTCGVDFDGDGIFNHLDSDSDNDGCSDAFEAGTVAYASANGGTVSAGTLDNPTSTLSPNATVGNNTPSDYSANGFYNVLETSGNGIYNGTYTYANAINVLIANCSVACYKPAITSGTVLDTKQGITSLKRAGSDNDNWPMVRKGAWTALESKTKGFVPNRLTITQINAIPAGNLREGMMVYNISSDCLYINTDGTATGWKCFNTQTCP is encoded by the coding sequence ATGATAAAAAACTCGACTCTCTGGCGATTTCTAAGTTGCCAAGTTTTAATCTTTGCTATCACTTCGCTCAATGTACTCTCTGCTCAGACAGGACCAAATGACGATTTCGATGGTGACGGAATTATCAATTCCATAGATATTGATGACGATAATGATGGTGTTCCCGATGCGGTGGAAAGCCCTTCCTGTTATTACACTGCAAGTGAATGGAATACCATGGTAAAACCTGCTGTTGGTGTAAGTATTACTTCTGACCTTGCAACTGTTTCAGGAATAGGTAATTTTTCTGCTTTAGGTGATAATAACAATAGTGCAAATGCTGTACAATTTGTAACTACACCTACACAAACGCAAAACAACCAAGCGTTGTTTACAATGACATTCACGCTGCCGGTACAATTAGATGCTTTTTATATCAAAAAATCTAGCGCAACTCAAATATCCGGCGGAAACCTTATGTTTGAGGCATCTAATGACGGGACAAATTGGACTCCGTTGTTTAGCGCTGCCAATAATCCTGCTAATGCTACTAATATTACTGTAAATGGAAGTGTGTCGCTTACCAACTCCAATAAATTTGCAGTAGGAATAAACGCTGGTCGATATAAATACTATCGAATCCGAGGAACTGCAGCTAATAATATATTGGCAGGTATTGCTACCGAATTTTATTTTGATTTTAATACCACCGCTTATGTTGCTTCGATGTTTGCAAAATCCACTTGTACTGATGCCAATATAGATGGCGATGGTGTGCTCCCACAATTTGATTTGGATAGCGATGGAGATGGAGCAAGTGATGCGTGGGAAGCAGGAGCGACGGTTTCTAATACCGTAAACTTTCAGTTCCCGGATGTAGATGCCAACAATGATGGGCTTGTAGATGCAGTAGACGCAAATAATGATGGTAAAGTGGATTATCTTTCTACTTATTTCCCTAATGCGGTCAATAATTTAATGTCACCACTTTTAGCAGAAATCTGTAACGATGGTATTGATAATGATGCGGATGGATATGTTGATGGTTTTGATTCTGAGTGCGGCCTTACTACTCCTACCTGTATAGCAACTGCTCCGGGAATTTCAAATTTTTCGATTGTAAGGTCCAAATCCAGTAATCAAGTAAATGCAAACTCTACCAGCCCAACAGTAGGTGATCTGGATGGTGACGGTATGCCAGAAATTATAGTGGCAAGCGCCTCTAATGATTCTTATAGGATTTATAAAGGCGATGGCTCAGATTTTACAGATGATACAAAAGATATCATTGTGCCGACGATGTATACTCTTCCTGGTTATGGAACATCACAGGCTGCTATTGCAGATATAGATAAAGATGGTAAAGCTGAGATTATTATTTATGGTGGTGATCAGTATATCTATGTGTTTAACTATACAGGTGGGCATTATCAAACCAATTATAAATTGAAATCTAATCTTGTAAGTGGATTAGGTTCTGGAGCTGGTTCGCCAAGAATTCATGATATCAATGAAGATGGTATTCCTGAAGTTATTGTTGGAAATTCGGTTTTTACATTTAATCCAACATTTACAGCCCTTACAAGAGTAGTGGCTGGTAATGCGAGTCTTCCCAATGGCAATACGACTAATAATTGGGAACGTGATGTAGTGGTTATTGATATTATTAAAAATATTCCTGGTAAAGAGCTGGTAGCGGGATCTGCTGTTTATTCAGTAGATTTTACTAACGGAGTTTTGGTGGAATTAAGAAACCTACACAACCTTGATGCAGCTGTTGCAGCAAATGAGCAAGGTGCCTCAGCTGTTGCTGACATGGATTTGGATGGAGATTTGGATATTGTTTTTAATTCACAATCTTTAAGTAAAATCTATATTTGGGATCCTACAAATAATATTATTGTAGACAGTCGTACGATAGCAGGTGGATACAAAGGGATGCCTGTTATCACTGATGTATACAATGATATTGCCAATGATGGAAAAGTTAAAAACCTACCAGAAGCTGTATTTTTAAGCGGAACAACAATTTACTGTATCAACTTGCAGTATCCAAGTAATCTATGGACTTTGGCAACAACTGATGGATCCGGTACCACAGCGATATCGGCATTTGATTTCAACGGAGACGGCGTAAAGGAAATTGTATATAGAGACCAGTCTACCTTAAGAGTATTTAATGGAAATGTATCTACTACACCAGTTGTATTAAATTCTTTTGTTTCAGGTTCTGGTACTTGGGCGGAATGTCCGATAATAGCAGATATCGATAATGATGGTGAGGCTGAAATTGCCATTGTATCAGAACATGTGGCAACAGGAGATCAGACCGGGCTTGGATTTCTAGATATATACGAAGCTGGTCCTGGGACACGTTGGGTGGATGCGCCAAACTATTGGAATCAAAGAGAATACAGATATACGAATATTAATAAAGATTTAACAATCCCTGTGCAGGAACAACAGATTAATTTGCCACTGCCTGCTGGTTCAAGTCAATATCCTTTGAATGTCAGCAATGTACAGGTAAACGAAGAAAGTCTGCTAACACCTCAAGGTCAGATTGCTTCTCCCGATATTTCTGTTTCCAATGCAAGTATCACAAATCTTAACTCCGATGGAAGTATCAGCTGTTCTAATATTCAGATAGCATATCAGATTAACAATACAGGTAGTGCTGCAATGGTCAATAATATATATGTTTATGTATATGATAAAGACCCAAGAACTCAAGCTACAGCCAGTCTTATTTATCAAACGAAAACTACCCAGAATATTCCAATCGGTGGTTCTGTCACACAGAATTTACAATTTGGGATACCTGCTACTTCTTTTCCTACAGGCACATTATACATTGCTGTAAATACTAATCCTGATATGACGGTATTGATAGATGCGACAGATTTTGCCGGAAGTTATCCTGAGTGTAACTATTCTAACAATATCTTTGAATTTGTACTTCCTCCTTGTAGCGATATAGATGGAGATGGTGTAAATGATACGCTTGATATAGATGATGATAACGACGGAGTATTAGATGCTGTGGAGAGTCCAGCTTGTTTTTATACTTCAGCTGAAGCAGTTATTCCGATAAAAGTTTCTACAGGAATTATAGGCTCTACGGTAAATTCATTAGCGGTGCTTCCGGGTACAGATATACCATCAATGTGGGATAATGTAACAGCTTCTATAGCAACCTCTAATCATATTGTACCGGCTAATCAGCTTGGTAGTACTTCGGTTGTAATTTATAAAGTGCAGTATCCTACAGCAATCAGTCTTACGCAGATGGCTGTTTACACTGGTACTGCAAATTGGGGAGCAGGTTCGTTTGCTGTTTTGGAAGGCTCAAATGATGATGTAAGTTATGCTGCCGTATCAGCTCCTGTTGCTACAAGTGCGGGAACAACAAAGGTTTGGCCGGTAACTTTAAACACCGCAAATCTTTATCGTTATTACAGAATTCGTGTATCAACAGTAGGTACCACACAGCCTACTTTTACAAACTATGAGGTTGTTGGAACTATTAATCCTGCGACTTTTATTCCTTCTGCTAATCCTAAACCAGCTAATTGTACAGTAGATACTGATGGCGATGGTATTCCAAACCATCAGGATTTAGACAGTGACGGTGATGGTTGTCCGGACGCAAGAGAAGCTGGTGTTTCCAGCAATACCGGGGCTTCAGGATCTATGTCAACAAGTGGCGGTTCTATTTATACAGGTGGTATTCCATCAGGAACAGCCAATGCTTATGTAGGTAACGGAACATCTTCTCAATATGGAACCAATGGATTTTTCAACGGAATTGAAACTGCTGTAGATAATGGTGTCTATAATGGTGTTTATACTTATCAGTACGTTAACAATAGTGCCTTAAATGTTTGTTTAGATACGGACGGTGATGGCGTAGGTGATTTAATTGATATTGATGATGATAATGATGGTGTTCTGGATACCTTAGAACAGAATTGCCCTAATGGTAGTAAAACAGGTGTGATAGTAACTAAGCCTGCTGCGATTAATTATAACTTTAATGGCAATACTTTGGCTAATCTTGTTGATAATGTAGATTCTAATGTTTATGTTATATGGAATCCTAACGGAACATTAAGTAATGCAGAATGGTTTAGGGTAGAATTTCCATATGCGAGAATACTTTCTTCATGGGAAGTGGGGCATTATGTAAACCAGACATTGTTCTCTACTACAAGTACCTATAAAGTACAAGGGAGTAATGATGCTTCCGTTTGGACGGATCTTACAGGAACTCTGACGTACTCTAATACTCAAAATGGACAAAGTACCCAGGCTAATAATTCAAACGTAGCGAATTTTCCTTCCAACGTAACCGCTTATAAATACTATAGATATTTTGGTATTTCTGGAACGGTAGGTACCGGTTGGGCTACAGAATTTTACTTTAAAGATGGTGGCTGTGTTGATATAGATACTGATGGTGATGGTATTCCGAATCGTTTAGATTTAGATAGTGATGGTGATGGTTGTTCAGATGCAAGAGAAGCAGGGGTTTCTGCTAATGCAGGGGCGTCAGGATCGATGTCTGCAAGTGGTGGCTCTATTTATACTGGGGGTATTCCTTCAGGGACAGTGAATGCATATGTCGGAAACGGTACACCTTCTCAGTATGGTGCGAACGGTTTCTTTAATGGTGTTGAAACCACTGCAGATAGCGGTGTTTATAATGGTTCTTATACTTATCCATTTGCAGTGAGTACAGCGTATAATCTTTGTATTGATACAGATGGTGACGGCATTGGTGATCTTGTAGATATTGATGATGATAATGACGGTGTGGTAGATGCAGTAGAAAGTCCGGCTTGCTTCTATACTGCAAACGAATGGAATACAACAGTAAAGCCATTCTACGGGGTTACGATTTCTTCAGGATTAACGACTACGACGGGTAACTTCAGTCAATTGATTGATGGGGTGAATAATGTATCCGCGGTTACTTTTTCAGCTGTTCCAACACAGCCGATTCAAAATGCGAACGTTTACCTCTTTAATTTTGCTCATCCTGTAAAATTAGATGCACTATATCTTCAGTTCAATACAGTGCCACAGTTTGGAAATACCACTAAAATTCAGGGGTCTAATACTAATAATGGCTCAGATTGGGTAGATCTTTCTGCAGCAATTGCAACAGGGGCTACAACCAATGTTACTGCAAATGGAGGGGTAAGTGTGACGACTTCTATCAAATATCCGGTAACATTAAATACGGCAACAGCCCATAAATATATCAGAATTACAGGAGTTGCGGCTTCAAATATTGTGGCAGCCAATGCTTCGGAAGTCTATTTTGATTTTAATAATGCATCTTATGTAGCATCTCAATACCCTAAAGCAACATGTGCTACAGATACCGATGGAGACGGAATAGTAAATCATTTAGATTTGGATTCTGATGGAGATGGTTGTAGTGACGCTTTAGAATCTGGAGCGACAACTAATACAACACCAAATTATCAGTTTCCTGATATTGATACCAACAACGATGGTTTGGTAGATCTTGTAGATCCTGATGGAAACGGGATTGTAAACTATACATCAACATATAATAACTATGCGGTATTCTCAGCAATTAATGCCTGTACAGATACAGATGGTGATGGTATCAGAGATATTATAGATATTGATGATGATAATGATGGGGTTTTAGATACAGTAGAAGGTCTTGTTTGTCCATCGTTAAATATAAGTTGTGATTATGCAACAACAAATTATCGTGCAGTAAACTGGACTTCTTTTAATGCAACAACCAATACTGCTGTAGGATCTGTAGTTTTATCAAATGGAGAAACAGTAACGGTTAATTACTCAGGAGATGTAAGAAGTTTACAGCCGGCAACTTCTTTGGCTTCTGCTACAGAATATTGCCCAACATCTACATCTTCGGGAGCTACGAATATGATCCAGACTTTTAGTGGAGTGGGTGTGGTTCATAGGTTTGTATTTTCTAAACCTGTGCTAAATCCTATCTTCCAGGTATGGTCATTAGGAGCAGGAGGTTCGCCTGTTACATATCAATTTACAACAGACGTTGCTATCTTGAAATCTAATGCAGCTTTATCACAGCCAAATTCTACTACAATTACAGGAGCAGAAGGTGATGGGTCTATCGTTTTTGGAGGATCTCAATCCGAAATAAGTTTTGTTGCAAGTGCATTAGAAAACTGGTCAGGGCTTACATTGGCTTTTGGTGCAACTGCTTCTTCTTCGGGAGGTTGTAGCTCTATAGATACTGATGGTGATGGTATTCCAAATCATTTAGATTTAGATTCTGATGGTGATGGTTGTCCGGATGCTAGAGAAGCAGGAGTTTCTTCTAATCCGGGTGCATCAGGATCGATGTCTGCAAGTGGAGGTTCTATTTATACAGGCGGTATTCCTTCAGGAATACCTAATGCTTATGTAGGAAACGGTTCACCAGCTCAATATGGTGTCAACGGATTATTTAACGACATTGAAACGCCGGGCGACAGCGGTAATTATAATGGCTCTTATACTTATCCTTTTGCAATAAGCAGCAGTATTAACCTTTGTGCAGATACTGATGGAGATGGTATTAATGATTTTGTAGATATCGATGACGATAATGATGGTGTTGTTGATGCGGTAGAAAGCCCTGCTTGTTTCTATACAGCGAATGAATGGAATACCGGAGCGAAACCTTTCTATGGGGTTACTATTTCATCGGCATTAACAACAACGACGGGTAATTTCAGCCAATTAATTGATGGGGTGAATAATGTATCTGCTGTTACTTTTTCAGCATCCCCTACTCAAGCGATTCAGAATGCAAATGTTTACTTGTTTAATTTTGTTCAGCCTGTAAGATTAGATGCGTTATACCTTCAGTTTAATACAGCAACTCAATTTGGAAATACCACTAAGATACAGGGGTCAAATACCAATAACGGAACAGACTGGGTGGATCTTTCTGCAGCAATTGGTGGAGGAGCGGTAGCTAATACCACAGTAAACGGAGCGGTAAGCGTAACAACTTCTATTAAATATCCGGTAACATTAAATACAACAACAGCTTATAAGTATATAAGAATAACGGGAGTAGCTGCTTCTAATATTGTTGCAACAAATGCTTCGGAAGTTTATTTTGATTTTAATAATACAGCTTATATAGCATCGTCCTATCCTAAAACGACATGTACTAATGATACTGACGGTGATGGAATATTGAATCATTTAGACCTTGATAGTGATGGTGACGGTTGTCCGGATGCCAGAGAAGCAGGAGTTTCTTCTAATCCAGGTGCATCAGGATCGATGTCTGCAAGTGGAGGTTCTATTTATACAGGCGGTATTCCTTCAGGAACAGCTAATGCTTATGTAGGCAATGCTACACCTTCTCAGTATGGAGCAAACGGATATTTCAACAGTATCGAAACAAGTTCCGAAAGTGGTATCTATAATGATACTCTGACATATTCTCAATATGCTTTGGCAAATAACCTGAGTATTTGTGCTGATACTGATGGCGACGGAATTAATGATATTGTAGATATTGATGATGATAACGACGGAGTGTTGGATGCTGTTGAAAGTCCGGGCTGTTTCTATACAGCAGCTGAGGTAGCAGTGCCTCAATCTGTGACAACGCAGATTGCTAGTACAGGAGTTATTGCAAATGTATATGATAATAATGTGGCTACAACATTTGCATTTACTAATGGTTCCACAAAGGTTAACCTTACAGTATTTGATATTACACCTCTTTCTGCAGTGAAAGCAGCAAATGTATTTGTGCGTTATAACACAGCTACTGCAAATGCACTGGGTACAACTGCTAATTCAGTAACTGTTGACGGATGGAATGGAACATCATGGGTAACTTTACAAACATATACTCCTGCTGCGGCAGTTGCCAATGTTCAGACTTTTGCTATCCCGGCAGGATCGCAGGCAACCTATACTAAATACAGACTGCAAGGCTTACTAACAACAGTCACCAATGCGGTTATTACAGAAGTGGGCTTAACGGCAGCTTCTGATTATAATCCTTCTGCAAATCCAAAACCAACCTGCGGAGTTGATTTTGACGGTGATGGTATTTTCAACCATCTTGACAGCGATAGTGACAATGACGGATGTTCAGATGCGTTTGAAGCTGGCACAGTTGCTTACGCTTCAGCAAATGGAGGAACTGTTTCTGCAGGTACATTAGATAATCCTACTTCTACACTTTCACCTAATGCAACAGTGGGAAATAATACGCCTTCAGATTATAGTGCTAACGGTTTTTATAATGTACTAGAAACTTCAGGGAACGGTATTTACAACGGAACTTATACCTATGCTAATGCAATTAATGTTCTTATTGCTAATTGTAGTGTAGCATGTTATAAACCGGCTATAACTTCGGGAACAGTTTTAGACACCAAGCAAGGGATCACATCCTTAAAAAGAGCAGGATCAGATAATGATAATTGGCCAATGGTAAGAAAAGGAGCATGGACTGCTTTGGAATCTAAAACCAAAGGGTTTGTACCCAACAGATTAACGATTACGCAGATTAATGCTATTCCTGCGGGTAATCTGAGAGAAGGGATGATGGTGTACAATATCAGTTCAGACTGTTTGTATATCAATACCGATGGAACAGCAACC